In a single window of the Geitlerinema sp. PCC 9228 genome:
- a CDS encoding Uma2 family endonuclease: protein MSKAKLGDRKPERILENGDRLTRAEFERRYHKMPHVKKAELVEGVVYVVSPVKMQSHSEPHANIMIWLGTYKVATPGLMLGDNATVRLDFDNEVQPDALLRLDESNGGTSRISEDDYVEGAPELIVEVASSSASYDLHDKLQVYRRHGVREYLVWLVQDEEFRWYVWEEGTYQQQQLDESGCLKSRFFPGLWLDVSALLAREMQQVLTVLNSGIASSEHQDYVRRSRSEKEN, encoded by the coding sequence ATGAGTAAAGCCAAGTTAGGAGATCGGAAACCGGAAAGAATTCTAGAAAATGGCGATCGCTTGACTCGTGCGGAATTCGAGCGACGCTACCACAAAATGCCCCATGTCAAAAAAGCAGAACTCGTTGAAGGAGTGGTTTACGTGGTTTCCCCTGTAAAAATGCAAAGTCATAGCGAACCCCACGCCAATATCATGATTTGGCTGGGAACTTATAAAGTTGCTACGCCAGGTTTGATGTTAGGAGATAATGCGACAGTGCGTTTGGATTTTGATAATGAAGTGCAACCAGATGCTTTGCTTCGTTTGGATGAGTCTAATGGGGGAACCTCTCGCATTAGTGAAGACGATTACGTAGAGGGAGCGCCAGAACTTATTGTGGAAGTAGCCAGCAGTAGCGCCTCTTATGACTTGCACGATAAATTGCAGGTTTATCGCCGTCATGGCGTACGAGAATATCTGGTTTGGTTGGTACAAGACGAAGAGTTTCGCTGGTATGTGTGGGAAGAAGGCACCTACCAACAGCAGCAACTGGATGAGTCGGGATGCTTGAAAAGTCGTTTTTTCCCTGGCTTGTGGCTGGATGTATCGGCTTTGTTGGCAAGGGAAATGCAACAAGTTTTGACGGTACTCAACTCAGGCATTGCTTCCTCAGAACATCAAGATTACGTTCGGCGATCGCGATCGGAAAAGGAAAATTAA